A window of the Pseudomonas gozinkensis genome harbors these coding sequences:
- a CDS encoding 4Fe-4S dicluster domain-containing protein, translated as MAYQAQEIFFRSNAPVTVDEDKCIAEKGCTVCVDVCPMDLLAINPATQKAYMAFDECWYCMPCEKDCPTGAVKVEIPYLLR; from the coding sequence ATGGCCTATCAAGCCCAGGAAATCTTCTTCCGCTCCAACGCCCCCGTCACCGTGGACGAGGACAAATGCATCGCCGAAAAGGGCTGCACCGTGTGCGTCGACGTCTGCCCGATGGACCTGCTGGCGATCAACCCGGCCACGCAAAAGGCCTACATGGCGTTCGACGAATGCTGGTACTGCATGCCTTGCGAAAAGGACTGCCCGACCGGTGCTGTAAAAGTCGAAATCCCTTATTTATTGCGTTGA
- a CDS encoding fumarate reductase/succinate dehydrogenase flavoprotein subunit, with amino-acid sequence MTRNTLEQEYDIVVIGGGTAGPMAAIKAKEKNKDLRVLLVDKANVKRSGAISMGMDGLNNAIIPGHSTPEQYTKEITIANDGIVNQAAVYAYATHSFETIEQLDRWGVKFEKDETGDYAVKKVHHMGAYVLPMPEGHDIKKVLYRQLKRARVSITNRLVCTRLLTDEEGAVNGVMGFDCRTADFHVIKAKAVILACGAAGRLGLPSSGYLMGTYENPTNAGDGYAMAYHAGAELANLECFQINPLIKDYNGPACAYVTGPLGGYTANNKGERFIECDYWSGQMMWEFHQELESGNGPVFLKLDHLAEETIQNIEEILHSNERPSRGQFHANRGTDYRTQMVEMHISEIGFCSGHSASGVWVNERAETSVKGLYSAGDMAAVPHNYMLGAFTYGWFAGHNAAEFVAGREFSALNAEQIEKEKTRVYAPLDREHGLPPAQVEYKLRRFVNDYLQPPKVTKKMEIGLQRFSDIERDLNEMKANNAHELMRAMEASVIRDCAEMAARASLFRAESRWGLYHYRVDHPQRDDREWFCHCHLKKGEDGRMTSFKKAVEPYIIPLDAEEMQAYDRLRVGACAA; translated from the coding sequence ATGACCCGCAACACCCTCGAACAGGAATACGACATCGTCGTGATCGGCGGTGGCACCGCTGGCCCGATGGCCGCGATCAAGGCCAAGGAAAAGAACAAGGATCTGCGGGTGCTGCTGGTCGACAAGGCCAACGTCAAGCGCAGCGGCGCGATCAGCATGGGCATGGACGGCCTGAACAACGCGATCATTCCCGGCCACTCGACGCCGGAGCAGTACACCAAGGAAATCACCATCGCCAACGACGGTATCGTCAATCAGGCGGCGGTGTACGCCTATGCCACCCACAGCTTTGAAACCATCGAACAGCTCGACCGCTGGGGCGTGAAGTTCGAGAAGGACGAAACCGGCGATTACGCGGTGAAGAAAGTCCACCACATGGGCGCCTACGTGCTGCCGATGCCGGAAGGGCACGACATCAAGAAAGTCCTGTATCGCCAGTTGAAACGCGCGCGGGTCAGCATCACCAACCGCCTGGTCTGCACCCGGTTGCTGACCGACGAGGAGGGCGCCGTCAATGGTGTGATGGGCTTTGATTGCCGCACCGCCGATTTCCACGTGATCAAGGCCAAAGCCGTAATCCTCGCCTGCGGCGCTGCCGGGCGACTGGGTTTGCCGTCTTCGGGCTACCTGATGGGCACCTACGAAAACCCGACCAACGCTGGCGACGGTTACGCGATGGCGTATCACGCCGGGGCCGAACTGGCGAACCTCGAGTGCTTCCAGATCAACCCGCTGATCAAGGACTACAACGGCCCGGCCTGCGCTTACGTCACCGGCCCGCTCGGCGGCTACACCGCCAACAACAAGGGCGAACGCTTCATCGAGTGCGACTACTGGAGCGGGCAGATGATGTGGGAGTTCCACCAGGAACTGGAAAGCGGCAACGGCCCGGTGTTCCTCAAGCTCGATCACCTGGCCGAGGAAACAATCCAGAACATCGAGGAAATCCTGCACAGCAACGAGCGCCCGAGTCGTGGTCAGTTCCACGCCAATCGCGGCACCGATTACCGCACGCAAATGGTAGAGATGCACATCTCGGAAATCGGCTTTTGCAGCGGTCACTCAGCGTCCGGGGTGTGGGTCAACGAGCGCGCCGAAACCTCGGTGAAGGGTTTGTACTCGGCCGGTGATATGGCCGCCGTGCCGCACAACTACATGCTTGGCGCGTTCACCTATGGCTGGTTCGCCGGCCACAACGCGGCGGAGTTTGTCGCCGGGCGCGAGTTTTCCGCTTTGAATGCCGAACAGATCGAGAAGGAAAAGACCCGGGTCTACGCACCGCTGGACCGCGAACACGGTCTGCCGCCGGCCCAGGTCGAGTACAAGCTGCGGCGCTTCGTCAACGACTACCTGCAACCGCCGAAAGTGACCAAGAAGATGGAAATCGGCCTGCAACGCTTCAGCGACATCGAACGCGATCTGAACGAGATGAAGGCCAACAACGCCCATGAACTGATGCGTGCCATGGAAGCCAGCGTGATTCGCGACTGCGCCGAAATGGCTGCCCGGGCCTCGCTGTTCCGCGCCGAAAGCCGCTGGGGCCTGTACCACTACCGCGTCGATCACCCGCAACGGGACGACCGCGAATGGTTCTGCCACTGCCACCTGAAGAAGGGCGAGGACGGGCGCATGACCAGTTTCAAGAAAGCCGTCGAGCCTTACATCATCCCGCTCGATGCCGAGGAAATGCAGGCTTACGACCGCTTGCGGGTCGGCGCCTGCGCCGCTTGA
- a CDS encoding Gfo/Idh/MocA family protein: MNVVRWGMIGCGSVAERKSGPAFYKAPGSALVAVMGRRLEAVTDYASRHGIARTYTDVDALINDPEVDAVYIATPPDSHYTYSLKVAAAGKHCCVEKPMALNAGQSREMQQAFVGAGLHLFVSYYRRSLPRFQQVRQWLEQGRIGEVRHLSWTLTKAPSPKDLDGSDNWRTDPTVAGGGYFADLASHGFDLFQYLLGDIVEVAGFTARQAGLYAAEDAVSASWRFASGALGMGCWSFVADRREDRVEIIGSQGRIGFSVFDEHPVELHADEHISLEIPHHEHIQWHHVLGMNAQIRGESRHPAIAAEALKTDWVMDQILKRH; this comes from the coding sequence ATGAACGTGGTGCGTTGGGGCATGATCGGTTGTGGCAGCGTCGCTGAACGCAAGAGCGGGCCGGCCTTCTACAAGGCGCCCGGTTCGGCGTTGGTGGCGGTGATGGGGCGACGTCTCGAAGCCGTGACCGATTACGCCTCGCGCCACGGCATCGCCCGGACGTACACCGACGTCGATGCCCTGATCAACGATCCCGAGGTGGACGCGGTGTACATCGCCACGCCCCCCGACAGTCACTACACCTACAGCCTGAAAGTCGCCGCCGCCGGCAAGCATTGCTGCGTGGAAAAACCCATGGCCCTCAACGCCGGGCAAAGCCGCGAAATGCAGCAGGCGTTTGTCGGCGCCGGTCTGCACCTGTTCGTGTCCTATTACCGCCGCTCGCTGCCGCGTTTCCAGCAGGTGCGGCAATGGCTGGAGCAGGGGCGCATCGGCGAGGTGCGGCACCTGAGCTGGACGCTGACCAAGGCGCCGTCACCCAAGGATCTGGACGGCAGCGACAACTGGCGCACCGATCCGACGGTGGCGGGTGGCGGGTATTTCGCGGATCTGGCCAGCCATGGTTTCGACCTGTTCCAGTATCTGTTGGGTGACATCGTCGAAGTCGCCGGCTTCACCGCGCGTCAGGCCGGGTTGTACGCGGCGGAAGATGCGGTCAGCGCCAGTTGGCGATTCGCCTCGGGCGCGTTGGGCATGGGCTGCTGGAGCTTTGTCGCGGACCGGCGCGAGGATCGGGTCGAGATCATCGGCAGCCAAGGGCGGATTGGTTTCTCGGTGTTCGACGAGCATCCGGTCGAGCTGCACGCTGATGAACACATCAGCCTGGAAATCCCCCACCACGAGCACATCCAGTGGCACCACGTGTTGGGCATGAACGCGCAGATTCGCGGTGAGTCCCGTCACCCCGCAATCGCCGCCGAAGCCCTGAAGACCGATTGGGTCATGGATCAGATCCTCAAGCGCCACTGA
- a CDS encoding AraC family transcriptional regulator — MNVKVQDPTFELALVSPFLLQTLAEVAANKGIEPRSLCRGLGFDFEDLQDPSQRISYRQAVAMIQRALKVMPNQGLGLWVGAQNVLGTLGLLGHVLSLCKTLRDAFEIGVRHQHTSGGIVVSSVDVVGDQVYVDVECRLPFADVQVFAVEEFFASLLVYGRALVGETFKPIAVEFMHAAPDYVDEYRRLLGPDVRFGCLHNRMLIDVQWLDVNLPNHHSLALRQAVKLLELEAAQVHQKLDLIQAVERAIARDLSRGSHIEKIAGDLNMSSRTLRRRLTEHSLTFEALLEQVRQARTMSLLANPDMPIERITEEVGYSDVRSFRRAFKRWTGKSPSAWRNECVI, encoded by the coding sequence ATGAACGTAAAAGTCCAAGACCCGACCTTCGAACTGGCTTTGGTGTCGCCATTTCTCCTGCAAACCCTGGCCGAAGTCGCTGCCAACAAGGGCATCGAGCCGCGGAGCCTGTGCCGTGGCCTGGGCTTTGATTTCGAAGACTTGCAGGATCCTTCGCAGCGGATTTCCTATCGCCAGGCCGTTGCCATGATCCAGCGTGCGCTCAAAGTCATGCCCAATCAGGGGCTGGGCCTGTGGGTCGGCGCGCAGAACGTGCTCGGGACGCTAGGGCTGCTCGGGCATGTGCTGTCGCTGTGCAAGACCCTGCGCGACGCGTTCGAAATCGGGGTCCGGCATCAGCACACATCCGGCGGGATCGTCGTTTCCAGTGTCGATGTGGTGGGCGACCAGGTGTACGTCGACGTTGAATGCCGGCTGCCATTTGCCGATGTGCAGGTGTTTGCGGTGGAAGAGTTTTTCGCCAGCCTGCTGGTCTACGGCCGGGCGCTGGTGGGCGAGACGTTCAAGCCGATTGCCGTGGAGTTCATGCACGCCGCGCCGGATTACGTCGATGAATACCGGCGGCTGTTGGGGCCGGATGTGCGTTTCGGGTGTCTGCACAATCGCATGCTGATCGACGTGCAATGGCTGGATGTGAACCTGCCTAACCACCATTCGCTGGCGCTGCGTCAGGCGGTCAAGTTGCTGGAGCTGGAAGCGGCGCAGGTGCATCAGAAACTCGATCTGATCCAGGCCGTGGAGCGGGCGATTGCCCGGGACTTGAGCCGGGGTAGCCACATCGAAAAGATCGCCGGCGACTTGAACATGAGCAGCCGTACCTTGCGTCGGCGGCTGACTGAGCACTCGCTGACATTCGAGGCGTTGCTGGAGCAAGTGCGCCAGGCGCGAACCATGAGTCTGCTGGCCAATCCTGATATGCCGATCGAGCGGATTACAGAGGAAGTCGGCTACAGCGACGTGCGCAGTTTTCGGCGGGCGTTCAAGCGCTGGACGGGCAAGAGCCCGAGTGCATGGCGCAATGAGTGCGTGATCTGA
- a CDS encoding SphA family protein — protein sequence MTPNRATFPVRLALSLLGCAATLPALATEAGVDNIGPGTDGFFMLPLEVDSLPENMVAFNLYYNHYKSRKLNISSLGGKVPNVEIESTAVIPRLDYLSPVRIFGGRLAGYIAQPWLKQEVSVFGLSDTREGMGDTTIAPIILWDMGKNLTLGAAVEITVPTGEYSVDRLANTSNNFYTYKPLFSFTWLPTERTEVSMKTTYSFNEKNKDTDYKSGQIFHFDYSASYKITDDLMLGINGYYLKQTTDDKQFGHTVQFAGEDVNDGVRGKVFAIGPALHFTFLKYASAEIRWAKEFDVENRPEGEMLWAKVSIPYAF from the coding sequence ATGACCCCGAACCGCGCGACATTCCCTGTGCGACTGGCGCTGAGCCTGCTCGGCTGCGCCGCGACCCTGCCGGCGCTGGCCACCGAAGCCGGCGTCGACAACATCGGCCCCGGCACCGACGGGTTCTTCATGCTGCCGCTGGAAGTCGACAGCCTTCCGGAGAACATGGTCGCCTTCAACCTCTACTACAACCACTACAAGTCGCGAAAGCTCAACATCAGTTCGCTCGGCGGCAAGGTGCCGAACGTCGAGATCGAATCCACCGCCGTCATCCCGCGTCTCGACTACCTGAGCCCGGTGCGGATTTTCGGCGGACGCCTGGCCGGTTACATCGCCCAGCCGTGGCTCAAACAGGAAGTTTCGGTATTCGGCCTGAGCGACACCCGCGAAGGCATGGGCGATACCACCATCGCGCCGATCATCCTGTGGGACATGGGCAAGAACCTGACCCTCGGCGCCGCCGTGGAAATCACCGTGCCCACCGGCGAATACAGCGTCGACCGCCTGGCCAACACCAGCAACAACTTCTACACCTACAAACCGCTGTTTTCCTTCACCTGGCTGCCGACCGAGCGCACCGAGGTGTCGATGAAAACCACCTACAGCTTCAACGAGAAGAACAAGGACACTGACTACAAGTCCGGGCAGATCTTCCACTTCGATTACTCGGCCAGCTACAAGATCACTGATGACCTGATGCTCGGCATCAACGGCTACTACCTCAAGCAGACCACCGACGACAAACAGTTCGGCCACACCGTGCAATTCGCCGGCGAAGACGTGAACGACGGCGTACGCGGCAAGGTCTTCGCCATCGGCCCGGCGCTGCACTTCACCTTCCTCAAGTACGCCAGCGCCGAGATTCGCTGGGCCAAGGAGTTCGACGTGGAGAACCGGCCGGAGGGGGAAATGTTGTGGGCGAAGGTGAGTATTCCGTATGCGTTCTGA
- a CDS encoding ABC transporter permease, which translates to MFRPYRRWLPRAVSLLLCLLFWQLAASHHWNLGLVTFANVPTPLAVIEAALGLGDSGKLIQHLSASLGRVFAGYLAALVIGIALGLAIGRSKWAEDLLLPPLEVLRPIPAVAWIPLAILMFPSSELSMVFITFTGALFPILLNTVHGVEGVDPRLIASAKSLGAGRGAILLEVILPGAAPSIITGLAIGMGTSWFCLVTAEMISGQFGIGYYTWESYTIQNYADIVVGMLLIGVLGMGSSLLIKRLGGLFTPWHRPRGKA; encoded by the coding sequence GTGTTCAGACCTTATCGACGCTGGCTCCCCAGAGCCGTCTCCCTATTACTCTGCCTGCTCTTCTGGCAACTAGCCGCCAGCCACCACTGGAACCTCGGCCTCGTCACTTTCGCCAACGTCCCGACCCCACTGGCCGTTATCGAAGCCGCACTCGGCCTCGGCGACTCCGGCAAGCTCATCCAGCACCTGAGCGCCAGCCTCGGCCGGGTCTTCGCCGGTTACCTCGCGGCACTAGTGATCGGCATCGCCCTGGGCCTGGCCATCGGTCGCTCGAAATGGGCCGAAGACCTGCTGCTGCCACCGCTGGAAGTGCTGCGCCCGATCCCCGCTGTGGCGTGGATTCCATTGGCGATCCTGATGTTCCCGTCGTCGGAGCTGTCGATGGTGTTCATCACCTTCACCGGCGCGTTGTTCCCGATCCTGCTCAACACCGTGCACGGCGTCGAAGGTGTCGACCCGCGCCTGATCGCGTCGGCCAAAAGCCTCGGGGCCGGGCGCGGGGCGATCCTGCTGGAAGTGATCCTGCCGGGCGCTGCGCCGAGCATCATCACCGGCCTCGCCATCGGCATGGGCACGTCGTGGTTCTGTCTGGTGACCGCCGAAATGATCTCCGGCCAGTTCGGCATCGGTTACTACACCTGGGAGTCCTACACCATCCAGAACTACGCCGACATCGTGGTCGGCATGTTGCTGATCGGCGTGTTGGGCATGGGCAGCAGCCTGCTGATCAAACGCCTGGGCGGGCTGTTCACGCCTTGGCACCGGCCACGAGGAAAAGCCTGA
- a CDS encoding GntR family transcriptional regulator translates to MTDNVLSLGSVPLHTQLRDVLRARILDGEYPQDSQMPSESELGTLFKVSRITVRQALGDLQKEGLIFKIHGKGTFVAKPKTFQNVSTLQGLAESMTGRGYEVINRLRSFKFIAADKLVAERLQVAEGETVAQIKRVRLINREPISLEITYLPKAVGERLEKADLVTRDIFLILENDCGIALGHADLAIDAVLADSDLTQALNVEAGSPIMRIERLTHDANGQPLDFEHLYYRGDAFQYRLRIDRQKGA, encoded by the coding sequence ATGACCGATAACGTTCTCTCCCTTGGCAGCGTTCCGCTGCACACCCAACTGCGCGATGTGCTGCGCGCCCGGATTCTCGACGGCGAATACCCGCAAGACAGCCAGATGCCGTCCGAAAGCGAGCTCGGCACGCTGTTCAAGGTCAGCCGCATCACCGTGCGCCAGGCTCTGGGCGATCTGCAGAAAGAAGGGCTGATCTTCAAGATCCACGGCAAAGGCACCTTCGTCGCCAAACCCAAGACCTTTCAAAACGTCAGCACCCTGCAAGGCCTCGCCGAGTCCATGACCGGCCGTGGCTACGAGGTGATCAACCGCCTGCGCAGTTTCAAATTCATCGCCGCCGACAAACTGGTCGCCGAGCGATTGCAGGTCGCCGAAGGCGAAACCGTCGCCCAGATCAAACGCGTACGCTTGATCAACCGCGAGCCGATTTCACTGGAAATCACCTACCTGCCCAAAGCCGTCGGCGAGCGCCTGGAGAAGGCCGATCTGGTGACCCGCGACATCTTCCTGATCCTCGAAAACGACTGCGGCATCGCCCTCGGCCACGCCGATCTGGCCATCGACGCGGTGCTGGCCGACAGCGACCTGACCCAGGCGCTGAACGTCGAAGCCGGCTCGCCGATCATGCGCATTGAACGTCTGACCCACGACGCCAACGGCCAGCCGCTGGACTTCGAACACCTTTACTACCGTGGCGATGCGTTCCAGTACCGCCTGCGGATCGACCGGCAAAAAGGGGCGTGA
- a CDS encoding ABC transporter substrate-binding protein, which translates to MLRAAIAGLVLASFTLSASAETIRIAIGTQDTTINCAAGGLLIRELGLLDKYLPHDGAYKDAKYDVQWKNFTSGAPLTNEMVAGKLDFGAMADFPGAFNGVAFETAGKHSLFISVLSGSIKGSGNGIVVPSASGVQSLSELKGKTISVPFASTAHGMLLRAVAEQGWDPLKDVNIIAQPPEVAGSALQAGKIDAHADFVPFAELFPSRGFARKIYDGAQANAPTFHGALVDQAYAKKYPEIVVAYLRASIEANQLLAAEPEKYSELIAKVTGVDAEVNYLFHGPLGVQTRDLSWKPEYRQAVGTAIDTLKLLKKADRGLDLNTFIDDQYIRAAFKASNLDYTAQLANYAQTPLKSVDAATGKAISDFSHVAEIWVRGEDKVRRYASAEEAFTALAGLKSEGKNIRAVYAQASDSGIKLLAEQAWFASDAKGRLSAFLLKGQAQQFATAQGGKVLDFTDATTQAVASR; encoded by the coding sequence ATGTTGCGTGCAGCAATCGCCGGTCTGGTACTGGCTTCGTTCACCCTGTCGGCCTCGGCCGAAACCATCCGCATTGCCATCGGCACCCAGGACACCACCATCAACTGCGCTGCCGGCGGTCTGTTGATTCGCGAGCTGGGCCTGCTCGACAAATACCTGCCTCACGACGGCGCCTACAAGGACGCCAAATATGACGTGCAGTGGAAGAACTTCACCAGCGGCGCACCGCTGACCAACGAGATGGTCGCCGGCAAACTCGACTTCGGCGCCATGGCCGATTTCCCCGGTGCGTTCAATGGCGTGGCGTTTGAAACCGCCGGCAAGCACAGCCTGTTCATCAGCGTGCTATCGGGCAGCATCAAGGGCAGCGGCAACGGCATCGTGGTGCCGAGCGCGTCCGGCGTGCAGTCGCTGAGCGAACTCAAGGGCAAGACCATTTCCGTGCCCTTTGCCTCTACCGCCCACGGCATGTTGCTGCGCGCCGTGGCGGAGCAGGGCTGGGACCCGCTCAAGGATGTGAACATCATCGCCCAGCCGCCGGAGGTCGCGGGTTCTGCCTTGCAAGCCGGCAAGATCGACGCCCACGCCGACTTCGTACCGTTCGCCGAACTGTTCCCGAGCCGTGGCTTCGCCCGCAAGATCTACGACGGTGCCCAGGCCAATGCGCCGACCTTCCACGGTGCGCTGGTGGATCAGGCCTATGCGAAAAAGTACCCGGAAATTGTCGTCGCCTACCTGCGCGCCAGCATCGAGGCCAATCAACTGCTGGCCGCCGAACCGGAGAAATACAGCGAACTGATCGCCAAGGTCACCGGCGTCGATGCCGAGGTCAATTACCTGTTCCACGGCCCGCTCGGCGTGCAGACCCGCGACCTGAGCTGGAAGCCTGAATATCGCCAGGCCGTGGGCACGGCCATCGATACACTGAAGCTGCTGAAGAAGGCGGATCGTGGGCTCGACCTGAACACCTTTATCGACGATCAGTACATTCGTGCGGCGTTCAAGGCTTCGAATCTGGATTACACCGCGCAACTGGCCAACTACGCGCAGACGCCGTTGAAGTCGGTCGATGCGGCGACCGGGAAAGCGATTTCCGACTTCAGCCATGTCGCGGAAATCTGGGTGCGGGGTGAAGACAAGGTTCGGCGGTACGCCTCGGCTGAAGAGGCGTTCACCGCACTGGCCGGCCTGAAGTCGGAAGGCAAGAACATCCGGGCGGTGTATGCCCAGGCGAGTGACAGCGGGATCAAGTTGCTGGCGGAGCAGGCGTGGTTTGCCAGTGATGCGAAGGGGCGCCTCAGCGCGTTCCTGCTAAAAGGCCAGGCCCAGCAATTCGCCACGGCTCAGGGCGGCAAAGTCCTCGACTTCACCGATGCCACGACCCAGGCCGTGGCCAGTCGTTAA
- a CDS encoding type II toxin-antitoxin system RelE/ParE family toxin, with amino-acid sequence MEQYNSNASTALQHKVGAATQRLSSIPYGYRSGRAPGTREMVVNPNYLLVYRVNGRIKILTLVHTRRQYPRTSSP; translated from the coding sequence ATTGAACAATACAACTCAAACGCTTCAACGGCTCTGCAGCACAAGGTGGGTGCAGCAACGCAAAGGCTTTCATCAATCCCCTATGGTTACCGGTCCGGTCGAGCGCCAGGCACTCGGGAAATGGTGGTCAATCCGAACTATCTGCTGGTCTATCGAGTGAACGGGCGCATCAAAATACTGACGTTAGTCCACACCCGACGACAATACCCACGAACCTCATCACCATAA
- a CDS encoding stability determinant, with protein MSLLLSPFYSDFESEEEAESYDRWFRAKVQAVLDDPRPGIPHEEAMVRLDQLLEERRKNRRAAA; from the coding sequence ATGAGCTTATTACTTTCCCCGTTTTACTCTGACTTCGAATCCGAAGAAGAGGCCGAGAGCTACGATCGCTGGTTTCGTGCCAAGGTGCAGGCTGTACTGGATGATCCTCGCCCGGGCATTCCCCATGAGGAAGCCATGGTGCGGCTCGACCAGTTATTAGAAGAGAGACGCAAGAATCGACGCGCTGCCGCTTGA
- a CDS encoding Dyp-type peroxidase, translated as MSYYQPGILATPVPPQARHLFFALESVEALPQAIDNLLNLVDGKSAVVGFGESLAKALNVNIDGLRSFPALTGVGVENPSTQHALWVWLHGVDRGELLNRSSALEAALAPALRLVQMQEAFRHKDGHDLTGYEDGTENPHDEAAIAAALQSEGADGLVGGSFAAIQQWQHDLKGFHALSAEDKDNIMGRRLSDNEEIDDAPVSAHVKRTAQESFAPEAFVVRRSMPWIEGDRAGLMFLAFGFSLDAFEAQLRRMSGLEDGITDGLYRISRPITGGYYWCPPLQNGHLDLRALRIG; from the coding sequence ATGAGTTACTACCAGCCGGGCATTCTCGCCACCCCAGTTCCACCGCAAGCACGTCACCTGTTTTTCGCCCTCGAGTCGGTTGAAGCGCTGCCGCAGGCGATCGACAACTTGCTGAACCTGGTGGACGGCAAGTCGGCGGTGGTCGGTTTCGGTGAATCCCTGGCCAAGGCCCTGAATGTGAACATCGACGGCCTGCGCAGCTTCCCGGCGCTGACTGGCGTTGGCGTTGAAAACCCGTCGACCCAGCACGCGCTGTGGGTCTGGCTGCACGGCGTCGACCGTGGCGAGTTGCTCAATCGCAGCAGTGCACTTGAGGCCGCACTGGCCCCGGCGCTGCGTCTGGTACAGATGCAGGAAGCCTTCCGCCACAAGGACGGCCATGACCTCACCGGTTATGAAGACGGCACCGAAAACCCCCATGACGAAGCCGCCATCGCCGCCGCACTGCAAAGTGAAGGCGCGGACGGTCTGGTCGGCGGCAGCTTCGCCGCCATCCAGCAATGGCAGCATGACCTCAAGGGTTTCCATGCGCTGTCCGCCGAGGACAAGGACAACATCATGGGCCGTCGCCTGAGCGACAACGAAGAGATCGACGACGCTCCGGTGTCCGCTCACGTCAAGCGTACTGCCCAGGAAAGCTTCGCCCCGGAAGCGTTCGTCGTGCGCCGTTCGATGCCGTGGATCGAAGGCGACCGCGCCGGCCTGATGTTCCTCGCGTTCGGCTTCTCCCTCGATGCCTTCGAAGCGCAACTGCGCCGCATGAGCGGCCTGGAAGACGGCATCACCGACGGTCTGTACCGTATCAGCCGGCCGATCACCGGCGGCTACTACTGGTGCCCGCCGCTGCAGAACGGCCACCTCGATCTGCGCGCACTGCGCATCGGCTGA
- a CDS encoding ABC transporter ATP-binding protein, with translation MSVMQTPEGRIDIRQLSIVLGEGRQAFEAVQGLDCQIEPGQFVCILGPSGCGKSTLLGALAGHLQPHGGQLKVDGTEVSGPSPQRGMVFQHHTLFPWRTVRDNVAFGLKMRGIGKTERHRAADEILKLVGLEGFAERWPDQLSGGMQQRVEIARVLVNRPRLLLMDEPFGALDALTRLNMQELLLDIWTRIRTTVVFVTHDIDEALFLADRLLVMSARPGRIIEDLRLDFPRPRTTELVTSHAFSCLKRHCLDLLRHDNDRPLPRLNPLGLPPENTLPRFAL, from the coding sequence ATGAGCGTCATGCAAACCCCGGAAGGGCGGATCGATATCCGTCAGTTGTCCATCGTGCTCGGCGAAGGCCGGCAAGCCTTTGAAGCGGTGCAGGGCCTGGATTGCCAGATCGAGCCGGGCCAGTTCGTGTGCATTCTCGGCCCGTCCGGTTGCGGCAAGTCGACTTTGCTCGGCGCGCTGGCCGGGCATCTGCAACCCCATGGCGGGCAGTTGAAAGTCGACGGCACCGAAGTGTCTGGCCCGTCGCCACAGCGCGGCATGGTGTTCCAGCATCACACCTTGTTCCCGTGGCGCACGGTGCGCGACAACGTCGCCTTCGGCCTGAAGATGCGTGGCATCGGTAAAACCGAGCGCCATCGCGCTGCGGACGAAATTCTCAAACTGGTCGGCCTCGAAGGCTTCGCTGAACGCTGGCCCGATCAACTCTCCGGCGGCATGCAGCAACGGGTGGAAATCGCCCGGGTGCTGGTCAATCGCCCACGGCTGTTGCTGATGGACGAACCCTTCGGCGCACTGGACGCGCTGACCCGCCTGAACATGCAGGAACTGCTGCTGGACATCTGGACGCGGATTCGTACCACCGTGGTGTTCGTCACTCATGACATCGACGAAGCACTGTTCCTCGCCGATCGCTTGCTGGTGATGAGCGCACGGCCGGGGCGGATCATCGAAGACCTGCGCCTCGACTTTCCGCGCCCACGCACCACCGAACTGGTCACCAGCCACGCGTTCTCGTGCCTCAAGCGCCACTGCCTCGACCTGCTGCGCCACGACAACGACCGACCGCTGCCGCGCCTCAATCCGCTCGGCCTGCCTCCTGAAAACACCTTGCCGAGATTTGCCCTGTGA